The Mycolicibacterium doricum genome includes a region encoding these proteins:
- the eccA gene encoding type VII secretion AAA-ATPase EccA, translating to MSDHLASLFGSAVGMLPNAPARSYELFTDITNYDETACDAWVGRIRCGDMDRVTLFRAWYSRGNFGQLAGAAEISMNTLAARIPIGGLFGEITYPITSPLGITMGFAVHEAKEGNFTDAMEALENVPPGGADHLIAWVKTVIYGAAERWTDVIDQVRSAATWPDKFLAAAAGVAHGVAAANLGLFTEAERRLTEMNTSPAGQACAPTIAWYLAMTYRSQGNEEGARALLEWLQATHPEPKVTAALRDPSYRLVTTTAEKIAARTDPWDPASAVADTSGREKLLVDAQAELDRQIGLSRVKDQIEAYRAATQMAKIRAARGMKVAQTSKHMIFAGPPGTGKTTIARVVANILAGLGVIAEPKLVETSRKDFVAEYEGQSAVKTARTIDRAVGGVLFIDEAYTLVQERDGRADPFGTEALDTLLARMENDRDRLVVIIAGYRVDIDRLLETNDGLRSRFATRIEFDSYSPDEIVEIAKVIASANDSSVNEDAAKLVLEAATLLGQRTLNGKPALDIAGNGRYARQLVEAGEQSRDMRLARSLDFESLDVEQLSEINGEDMASAIAAVHSRLNISR from the coding sequence ATGAGTGATCACCTGGCCAGCCTGTTCGGTAGCGCGGTCGGTATGCTGCCCAACGCCCCCGCTCGTTCCTACGAGCTGTTCACCGACATCACCAACTACGACGAAACCGCCTGCGACGCATGGGTCGGACGCATCCGCTGCGGTGACATGGACCGGGTGACGCTGTTCCGGGCGTGGTACTCGCGCGGCAACTTCGGACAACTCGCCGGCGCCGCCGAAATCTCGATGAACACCCTGGCCGCGCGCATCCCGATCGGCGGACTGTTCGGGGAGATCACCTATCCGATCACCTCGCCGCTGGGGATCACCATGGGCTTCGCCGTGCACGAGGCGAAGGAAGGCAACTTCACCGACGCCATGGAGGCGCTGGAGAACGTGCCACCCGGCGGCGCCGACCACCTGATCGCCTGGGTGAAGACCGTCATCTACGGCGCGGCCGAACGCTGGACCGATGTGATCGACCAGGTGCGCAGCGCCGCCACCTGGCCGGACAAGTTCCTCGCCGCCGCCGCCGGCGTGGCCCACGGTGTGGCCGCCGCGAACCTCGGACTTTTCACCGAGGCGGAGCGCCGGCTGACGGAGATGAACACCTCACCCGCCGGTCAGGCGTGTGCTCCGACCATCGCCTGGTATCTGGCGATGACGTACCGCAGCCAGGGCAACGAAGAAGGCGCCCGGGCGCTGCTGGAATGGCTGCAGGCCACCCATCCGGAGCCGAAGGTGACTGCCGCGCTTCGCGACCCGTCGTACCGGCTGGTGACGACCACCGCGGAGAAGATCGCCGCACGTACCGATCCGTGGGATCCGGCCAGCGCGGTGGCCGACACCTCCGGACGCGAGAAGCTACTCGTCGACGCGCAGGCGGAACTGGATCGGCAGATCGGTTTGAGCCGGGTCAAGGACCAGATCGAGGCCTACCGCGCCGCCACCCAGATGGCCAAGATCCGCGCCGCTCGCGGGATGAAAGTGGCGCAGACGTCGAAGCACATGATCTTCGCCGGCCCGCCCGGCACCGGTAAGACGACCATCGCGCGGGTGGTGGCGAACATCCTCGCCGGGCTGGGCGTGATCGCCGAGCCCAAGCTCGTCGAGACCTCACGCAAGGACTTCGTCGCCGAGTACGAGGGCCAGTCGGCGGTCAAGACGGCCCGCACGATCGACCGGGCCGTCGGCGGCGTGCTTTTCATCGACGAGGCGTACACGCTGGTGCAGGAGCGCGACGGCCGCGCCGACCCATTCGGCACCGAAGCGCTCGACACCCTATTGGCACGCATGGAGAACGACCGCGACCGCCTGGTGGTGATCATCGCCGGGTACAGGGTGGACATCGACCGGCTGCTGGAGACCAACGACGGCCTCAGGTCGCGCTTCGCCACCCGGATCGAGTTCGATTCGTATTCTCCCGACGAGATCGTCGAGATCGCGAAAGTGATTGCATCAGCCAACGACTCGTCAGTCAACGAGGATGCCGCCAAACTCGTGCTCGAGGCCGCGACACTGCTCGGGCAGCGCACCTTGAACGGCAAGCCGGCACTGGACATCGCCGGCAACGGCCGTTATGCCCGGCAGTTGGTGGAGGCCGGCGAGCAGAGCCGCGACATGCGCCTGGCCCGGTCCCTGGACTTCGAGAGTCTCGATGTAGAGCAGCTGAGCGAAATCAACGGCGAGGACATGGCGTCGGCGATCGCCGCCGTCCATTCCCGCCTGAACATCAGCAGGTGA
- a CDS encoding ESX secretion-associated protein EspG, with protein sequence MIAGASAVSSGTHYDDVVAVEVTIDGMLVVADRIGAHEFPPSLGIRLNIPQPDLRKIVWEQVARDLTEQDVLNLYGDPHPEVAAMVDTLSRSDRVLEGRWWRRDVGGKMIRFVVCRKGDRHLVAARDDEMLVLQRVAPQIGLANMVTTVLGGATPADVEPLTGVAGELAQCRTAVELQAYGIPLTSARAYADIISEPSSWVELTATERHPGGTQTSTDVAAGVLDSPHGRIVSIPRRVSGELYGSFLPGTQENLQRALDGLVDFLPSKTWFDHSDADSLHGE encoded by the coding sequence ATGATCGCCGGCGCATCGGCCGTGTCCAGCGGCACCCACTACGACGACGTCGTCGCCGTCGAGGTCACAATCGACGGGATGCTCGTCGTCGCCGACCGCATCGGCGCCCACGAGTTCCCGCCGTCGCTCGGAATCCGGCTCAACATCCCACAGCCCGATCTGCGCAAGATCGTCTGGGAGCAGGTCGCCCGTGATCTGACCGAGCAGGACGTCCTCAACCTCTACGGTGATCCGCACCCCGAGGTCGCCGCGATGGTGGACACCCTGAGCCGGTCCGACCGTGTTCTCGAAGGGCGTTGGTGGCGCCGCGACGTCGGCGGCAAGATGATCCGCTTCGTGGTCTGCCGAAAGGGTGACCGGCACCTCGTGGCCGCCCGCGACGACGAGATGCTGGTGCTGCAGCGCGTCGCCCCGCAGATCGGCCTCGCCAACATGGTGACCACTGTTCTGGGCGGTGCCACGCCCGCCGACGTGGAACCGCTGACCGGCGTTGCCGGCGAGCTCGCCCAGTGCCGGACGGCCGTTGAGCTCCAGGCCTACGGCATACCGCTGACCTCTGCGCGCGCCTACGCCGACATCATCAGCGAGCCGTCGAGCTGGGTGGAGCTCACCGCGACAGAACGTCACCCGGGCGGCACCCAAACCAGCACGGACGTCGCCGCCGGGGTGCTCGACTCCCCGCACGGCCGCATCGTGTCGATCCCCCGCCGGGTCAGCGGTGAGCTGTACGGCAGCTTCCTGCCGGGGACGCAGGAGAACTTGCAGCGGGCGCTCGACGGTCTGGTCGATTTCCTCCCGTCCAAGACGTGGTTCGACCACAGCGACGCCGACAGCCTCCACGGGGAGTGA
- a CDS encoding WhiB family transcriptional regulator, with protein sequence MSDVTFLEVPVGACTRDPERWTTTADEEAKAICRRCPRRWMCARDAVELPRAEGLWAGIVIPEAGRGRSFALKQLRSLAERNGYPVRAIRRVFPESA encoded by the coding sequence ATGAGCGACGTGACATTTCTGGAGGTCCCGGTCGGCGCCTGCACCCGCGATCCGGAACGTTGGACTACGACGGCCGACGAAGAGGCGAAGGCCATCTGCCGACGCTGCCCGCGCCGCTGGATGTGCGCCCGCGACGCGGTCGAACTCCCGCGCGCCGAAGGCCTCTGGGCCGGCATCGTGATTCCGGAGGCCGGCCGCGGGCGGAGCTTCGCGTTGAAGCAGCTTCGTTCGCTGGCCGAGCGCAACGGTTACCCTGTCCGTGCGATCCGCCGGGTGTTTCCCGAGTCCGCGTGA
- a CDS encoding MinD/ParA family ATP-binding protein, translated as MTDPDDALRGEPDGQQGRTSFRDTQQMRPGPPPAPPRPQPAGWAQPPGRQPAGGPRPPAGPPAAQSRPPMRPGWPQEGYGAAGPMGAPPPYHGSYTDRIRVDQLVPPPRRPPAHGWRRWIYRLSFGRVNPGQSPDELRQIALENKIRGMLRGHFKVGVMGKGGVGKTTVSASIGSVFAELRQDDRVVAIDADTAFGKLGSRVDPNAQGSYWEIASDQHLESFTDVRSRVGNNAAGLFVLAGEGSPARRRVLDAAIYREATSRLDRHFSISVVDCSSTMDSPVTLEVLRDLDALIVVSSPWVDGAAAAGQTLDWLAARGMTGLLQRTVVVLNDSDGHADKRTRSILVQQFAGHGQRVIEIPFDGHLRPGGVISGTREMSPAARRKFLELAAALADHFPVTDDRSRERG; from the coding sequence GTGACCGATCCTGACGACGCCCTGCGCGGAGAGCCCGACGGCCAGCAGGGGCGCACCAGCTTCCGAGATACCCAGCAGATGCGACCCGGGCCGCCGCCCGCTCCGCCCCGCCCGCAACCCGCCGGATGGGCTCAGCCGCCGGGGCGGCAGCCCGCCGGCGGACCTCGGCCACCGGCGGGACCGCCGGCTGCTCAAAGTCGGCCGCCGATGCGACCGGGTTGGCCGCAGGAGGGGTACGGGGCTGCCGGTCCGATGGGTGCACCCCCGCCGTACCACGGTTCCTACACCGACCGGATTCGGGTCGACCAGCTGGTTCCCCCGCCCCGCAGGCCGCCGGCACACGGCTGGCGGCGGTGGATCTACCGACTCAGCTTCGGACGGGTCAATCCGGGTCAGTCACCCGATGAACTACGTCAGATCGCGCTGGAGAACAAGATCCGCGGCATGCTTCGAGGGCATTTCAAGGTCGGTGTGATGGGTAAGGGCGGCGTCGGCAAGACGACCGTCTCGGCGAGCATCGGCTCGGTTTTCGCCGAGCTTCGGCAGGACGACCGCGTGGTGGCGATCGACGCCGACACCGCATTCGGCAAATTGGGCAGCCGGGTCGATCCGAACGCGCAGGGGTCCTACTGGGAGATCGCGTCGGATCAGCACCTCGAATCCTTCACCGATGTGCGGAGCCGCGTCGGCAACAACGCGGCAGGGTTGTTCGTCCTCGCCGGAGAGGGTTCGCCGGCACGTCGAAGAGTGCTCGATGCGGCCATCTACCGCGAGGCCACCTCGCGGCTGGACCGGCACTTCTCCATCTCGGTCGTCGACTGCAGTTCCACCATGGACTCGCCCGTCACGCTGGAGGTGTTACGCGACCTCGACGCGTTGATCGTCGTCTCCTCGCCCTGGGTGGACGGCGCGGCGGCGGCCGGGCAGACGCTGGACTGGCTGGCGGCGCGAGGGATGACCGGTCTCCTGCAGAGAACAGTGGTGGTGCTCAACGATTCCGACGGTCACGCCGACAAGCGCACGCGGTCTATCCTGGTGCAGCAGTTTGCCGGACACGGTCAGCGGGTGATCGAGATCCCGTTCGACGGACACCTGCGGCCGGGCGGGGTCATCAGCGGAACGCGCGAGATGTCGCCCGCGGCGCGACGGAAGTTCCTCGAACTCGCCGCCGCCCTCGCCGACCACTTTCCGGTCACCGATGATCGTTCCCGGGAACGCGGCTGA
- a CDS encoding GNAT family N-acetyltransferase, with translation MTTDKTGAPTTVKAEADRFTIGVDGQTVGFVEFSDREGQRVFTHTEVDGRFEGRGLATILVGEALQQTSSTGKRIVPQCELVANYVGKHHEYADIVDPVEG, from the coding sequence GTGACCACAGACAAAACCGGCGCGCCCACCACGGTCAAGGCCGAAGCCGACCGATTCACCATCGGCGTGGACGGCCAGACAGTGGGCTTCGTCGAGTTCTCCGATCGTGAGGGTCAACGGGTGTTCACCCACACCGAGGTCGACGGGCGGTTCGAGGGCCGAGGGCTGGCCACCATTCTCGTCGGGGAGGCGTTGCAGCAGACGAGCTCGACAGGCAAGCGGATCGTCCCGCAGTGCGAACTGGTCGCGAACTACGTCGGAAAGCACCACGAGTACGCCGACATCGTCGACCCAGTCGAGGGCTGA
- a CDS encoding transcriptional regulator encodes MTNAESIDEATGVLDPGVARAGAAAAARRRELDISQRSLAADGIINAGALIAFEKGRSWPRERTRAKLEQVLRWPPGTIAKLRRGEPVAARDATTTTTPVTSAGPAATTAAEAPLIAQAVEAAVHTLSATADVLPPVDDPYFTPRVTTILSDLRQLEAVATRAARIGKVTPALIKALGAVRRRIDELTMLAATAPNATLGQRLYAVRRRANLTISETAQAAGVSDDDIAGAEAELPVSAGAAAAVEALIGALT; translated from the coding sequence ATGACCAACGCGGAGTCGATCGACGAGGCGACCGGGGTGCTCGACCCCGGCGTCGCCCGCGCCGGTGCGGCGGCTGCGGCGCGACGCCGAGAACTCGACATCAGCCAGCGCAGCCTGGCCGCCGACGGCATCATCAACGCCGGGGCGCTCATCGCCTTCGAAAAGGGCCGCAGTTGGCCGCGCGAGCGTACCCGGGCAAAGTTGGAACAGGTGTTGCGCTGGCCTCCGGGGACCATCGCGAAGCTGCGCCGTGGCGAGCCGGTCGCCGCCCGCGACGCCACCACCACAACCACCCCCGTCACCTCGGCGGGCCCTGCGGCGACCACGGCTGCCGAGGCGCCGCTGATCGCGCAGGCCGTGGAGGCCGCGGTTCATACCCTCAGCGCCACCGCGGATGTGCTGCCGCCGGTCGACGACCCCTACTTCACCCCCCGGGTAACGACGATCCTCTCCGACCTGCGACAGCTCGAGGCAGTCGCGACCCGCGCTGCCCGGATCGGAAAGGTCACCCCGGCCCTGATCAAGGCGCTCGGCGCGGTCCGCCGACGGATCGACGAACTGACGATGCTGGCCGCCACTGCTCCGAACGCCACCCTGGGGCAGCGGCTGTACGCGGTGCGCCGGCGAGCCAATCTGACGATCAGCGAGACGGCGCAGGCGGCCGGCGTCTCCGACGACGACATCGCGGGCGCGGAAGCCGAACTACCGGTCTCGGCCGGCGCAGCAGCCGCTGTCGAGGCACTGATCGGTGCGCTGACGTGA
- the eccB gene encoding type VII secretion protein EccB codes for MASFRLTTKVQVSGWRFLLRRVEHAIVRRDTRMFDDPLQFYSRAVSAGIIIAVLICLGAALMAYFKPLGKRGGDQLLVDRTTNQLYVVMPGGGELRPVYNLTSARLVLGNPGTPVEVKSDELDRISKGQPIGIPGAPYATPVSGAAQSMGTSAWTLCDTVTKPQSVVPMVETSVLVRPLVVDSTVGPLRPDQGMLVAFKGANWLVTEGGRHSIDLADRAVTSAVGIPVTARATPISEGLFNALPNAGPWQLPQVPRAGEPNTVGLPSNSVIGSVFETVTESDEPQHYVVLPDGVARVNDPTAAALRATNSYGLIEPPMVEASMVARIPEQVYVSPLPDQALDILLRQDDPTLCWSWQRVAGDQAPRTTVIAGRRLPIAASALNTGIRQITGDSTVYIDGGQFIRLQSPDPRYGESLYYVDPQGVRYGIPDEETAMNIGLTGPLTAPWQVVSLLVDGPVLSKQAALLEHDTLPASPNPRRVGDDGAAQPATSRTGGGG; via the coding sequence ATGGCGAGTTTCCGGCTTACCACCAAGGTGCAGGTCAGCGGTTGGCGCTTTCTGCTGCGCCGGGTCGAGCACGCGATCGTGCGCCGCGACACCCGGATGTTCGACGATCCGTTGCAGTTCTACAGCCGCGCGGTGAGCGCCGGCATCATCATCGCGGTGCTGATCTGCCTCGGCGCGGCGCTGATGGCGTACTTCAAGCCACTCGGCAAGCGTGGTGGTGACCAGCTGCTCGTGGACCGCACCACCAACCAGCTCTACGTCGTGATGCCGGGTGGCGGGGAACTGCGGCCGGTGTACAACCTCACTTCGGCGCGGCTTGTGCTCGGTAACCCCGGAACACCCGTCGAAGTGAAATCCGACGAGCTCGATCGCATATCGAAGGGCCAGCCGATCGGCATCCCGGGCGCCCCCTATGCGACTCCAGTCTCTGGTGCGGCTCAGTCGATGGGTACGTCGGCATGGACCCTGTGCGACACCGTCACCAAACCGCAGAGCGTGGTGCCGATGGTGGAGACCTCGGTGCTGGTGCGCCCGCTGGTGGTCGATTCGACGGTCGGACCGCTGCGTCCCGACCAGGGCATGCTCGTCGCGTTCAAGGGTGCGAACTGGTTGGTCACCGAAGGTGGTCGCCATTCGATCGACCTGGCCGACCGGGCGGTGACGTCAGCCGTCGGGATACCGGTGACCGCCAGGGCGACCCCCATCTCCGAGGGTCTGTTCAACGCGCTGCCGAACGCCGGGCCCTGGCAGCTGCCCCAGGTTCCCCGCGCCGGTGAGCCCAATACCGTCGGGCTGCCGTCCAATTCTGTGATCGGCTCGGTGTTCGAGACGGTGACCGAATCCGATGAGCCGCAGCATTACGTCGTGCTGCCCGACGGGGTGGCCCGCGTCAACGACCCGACCGCGGCGGCGCTGCGCGCCACCAACTCCTACGGTCTGATCGAGCCACCGATGGTGGAAGCCAGTATGGTGGCACGGATCCCTGAGCAGGTCTACGTCTCACCACTACCCGACCAGGCGCTCGACATCCTGCTGCGCCAGGACGATCCCACACTGTGCTGGTCCTGGCAGCGCGTCGCCGGCGACCAGGCGCCCCGCACGACGGTCATCGCCGGCCGTCGACTGCCGATCGCCGCATCGGCGCTGAACACCGGCATCCGGCAGATCACCGGTGACTCCACCGTGTACATCGACGGCGGTCAGTTCATCCGGCTGCAGTCCCCGGATCCGCGGTACGGCGAGAGCCTGTACTACGTCGACCCGCAGGGCGTGCGGTACGGCATCCCCGACGAGGAGACCGCCATGAACATCGGCCTGACCGGGCCGCTGACCGCTCCCTGGCAGGTGGTCAGCCTGCTCGTCGACGGTCCGGTGCTGTCCAAGCAGGCGGCTCTGCTCGAACACGACACGCTGCCCGCGAGTCCGAACCCACGCAGGGTCGGCGACGACGGCGCAGCGCAACCGGCCACATCACGCACCGGAGGTGGCGGATGA
- the eccCa gene encoding type VII secretion protein EccCa, producing MTTKKFTPIIKRGPRLTPGEITVTPPEDLGVEIPPSGIQRALPWVMGGCMLGMISIMIFTGVRQLSPYMLMMPLMMVMATVGFMAGGGSGAKRVPEINADRKEYLRYLSGLRTRVTSSAAAQVTFFNYHAPHPEDLLSIIGTNRQWSRQTNGEFFAATRIGLGSEPAVDRLLKPSVGGDVNGLAGPQAAPQPHLEPVSHMWVTKFLRTHGLIHDCPKLLQLRSFPTIAIGGDVDGAAALLTAMVCHLAVFHPPDLLQVRVLTDNPEDPNWSWLKWLPHVQHQSDVDAAGPTRMVFTRPDGLSDLTARGPHTADSSPSGPYVVVVDLTGGRAGFPADGRAGVTVLTLGNHNGSAYRIRVAANGAADDRLPNQGFRPVTTTGDRLTPGQAGRIARKLAGWSITGAIIDKNVRVQKKVATEWHQLVGAQTVAEVTPARWRMFADTDRDRLKIPFGHELRTGDIMYLDIKEGAEFGAGPHGMLIGTTGSGKSEFLRTLILSLAATHHPDQVNLLLTDFKGGSTFLGMEKLPHTAAVVTNMEEEAELVSRMGEVLTGELDRRQSILRQAGMRVGAAGALSGVAEYEKHRERGADLPPLPTLFVVVDEFAELLQNHPDFIALFDRICRVGRSLRVHLLLATQSLNTGGVRIDKLEPNLTYRIALRTTSSAESKAVIGTPEAQYITNKESGVGFLRVGMEDPVKFQSVYTGTPYVPATAVQQDGEVTPRQPQRNRMRIHKFTATPIFDTALTS from the coding sequence ATGACCACGAAGAAGTTCACGCCGATCATCAAGCGGGGTCCGCGACTCACCCCCGGCGAGATCACCGTGACGCCGCCGGAGGATCTGGGCGTCGAGATCCCCCCGTCGGGGATTCAGCGGGCGCTGCCGTGGGTGATGGGTGGCTGCATGCTGGGGATGATCTCGATCATGATCTTCACCGGTGTCCGACAGTTGTCGCCCTACATGCTGATGATGCCGCTGATGATGGTGATGGCCACGGTCGGTTTCATGGCCGGTGGCGGATCGGGCGCCAAACGGGTGCCCGAGATCAACGCCGACCGCAAGGAGTATCTGCGGTACCTCTCCGGGCTGCGCACTCGAGTCACGTCGTCGGCGGCCGCTCAGGTGACGTTCTTCAACTACCACGCACCGCACCCCGAGGATCTGCTGTCGATCATCGGCACGAACCGTCAGTGGTCACGGCAGACCAACGGCGAGTTCTTCGCCGCGACGCGGATCGGCCTGGGTTCCGAACCAGCGGTGGACCGTCTGCTCAAACCGTCCGTCGGCGGGGACGTCAACGGGCTCGCCGGTCCGCAGGCGGCGCCGCAACCACATCTGGAACCGGTCAGCCACATGTGGGTGACGAAGTTCCTGCGCACCCACGGCCTCATCCACGACTGCCCCAAACTCCTACAGCTGCGGTCCTTCCCGACGATCGCAATCGGCGGTGACGTCGACGGGGCCGCTGCGCTGCTGACGGCGATGGTCTGCCACTTGGCGGTGTTCCACCCGCCGGACCTGTTGCAGGTGCGGGTGCTCACCGACAATCCCGAGGACCCGAACTGGAGCTGGCTCAAGTGGCTGCCGCACGTGCAGCACCAGAGCGACGTCGACGCCGCCGGACCCACCCGCATGGTGTTCACCCGCCCCGACGGGCTGAGCGATCTGACCGCCCGTGGACCGCACACCGCCGACTCCTCCCCGAGCGGCCCGTACGTCGTCGTGGTGGACCTCACCGGTGGTCGTGCCGGCTTCCCGGCCGATGGCCGCGCCGGTGTCACGGTGCTCACGCTGGGAAACCACAACGGGTCTGCCTACCGAATCCGGGTCGCCGCCAACGGCGCCGCCGATGACCGGCTGCCCAACCAGGGTTTCCGGCCGGTCACCACCACCGGCGACCGGTTGACACCGGGTCAGGCCGGCCGTATCGCCCGCAAGCTGGCGGGCTGGTCGATCACGGGTGCGATCATCGACAAGAACGTCCGGGTGCAGAAGAAGGTCGCCACCGAGTGGCACCAACTCGTCGGCGCGCAGACGGTCGCAGAGGTGACACCGGCGCGCTGGCGGATGTTCGCCGACACTGACCGCGACCGACTCAAGATCCCGTTCGGACACGAGCTGCGCACCGGCGACATCATGTATCTCGACATCAAGGAGGGCGCCGAGTTCGGCGCGGGACCGCACGGCATGCTGATCGGCACCACCGGTTCGGGGAAATCCGAATTCCTTCGGACGCTGATCCTGTCGCTGGCGGCCACCCATCATCCCGACCAGGTGAACCTGCTGCTGACCGACTTCAAGGGCGGTTCGACGTTCCTCGGCATGGAAAAACTGCCGCACACAGCGGCGGTGGTGACGAACATGGAAGAGGAAGCCGAACTCGTCAGCCGGATGGGAGAGGTGCTCACCGGCGAGCTCGACCGGCGCCAGTCGATCTTGCGGCAGGCCGGTATGCGGGTCGGCGCGGCCGGCGCGCTGTCGGGTGTGGCGGAATACGAGAAACACCGCGAACGTGGCGCCGACCTGCCGCCGCTGCCGACGTTGTTCGTCGTCGTCGACGAGTTCGCCGAACTGCTGCAGAACCACCCCGACTTCATCGCCCTCTTCGACCGCATCTGCCGGGTGGGCCGTTCACTGCGGGTGCATCTGCTGCTGGCCACCCAGTCGCTGAACACCGGCGGTGTCCGCATCGACAAACTGGAGCCGAACCTGACGTATCGGATCGCCCTGCGCACCACCAGCTCGGCGGAATCGAAGGCGGTGATCGGCACCCCGGAGGCGCAGTACATCACGAACAAGGAGAGTGGTGTGGGCTTTCTGCGGGTGGGCATGGAGGACCCGGTCAAGTTCCAGAGTGTCTACACCGGTACCCCGTACGTCCCGGCGACGGCGGTGCAGCAGGACGGTGAGGTGACACCCCGCCAGCCCCAACGCAACCGGATGCGTATCCACAAGTTCACCGCCACCCCGATCTTCGATACGGCGCTGACGTCATGA
- a CDS encoding MPT63 family protein has translation MKITDVFAAAAAAAAAAVAGAVMAAPIVGAESGAPAGPAVHGIGQQADLVNGSVVQGWTVTDLKTSTDTIPYVVRGTLWEATATDEAVQGAATPIVSNFNARAKNGETYRVLWQVATPQGVNPSTLNQGQQTTGKLYFDVTGAQPDSVVYNDGSRDLLLWVQPAPSSTPSSTPSWTPRPRSSPSGSATSSSPQAAEQTPPAAAEAVEPATPGAPVPASAELVPAPAGSSGTPLPAGSVGTPLPATSSGTPLPATSSGTPLPSGAQGDQAPVPHGPGAVIPTPTPVIPTPTPVPVP, from the coding sequence TTGAAGATCACCGATGTTTTCGCCGCAGCCGCAGCAGCCGCGGCAGCCGCTGTCGCCGGTGCGGTCATGGCTGCACCGATCGTCGGGGCGGAGTCGGGCGCGCCGGCAGGCCCGGCCGTCCACGGGATCGGCCAGCAGGCTGATCTCGTCAACGGATCGGTCGTGCAGGGCTGGACCGTCACGGATCTGAAGACCAGCACCGACACCATCCCCTACGTCGTGCGCGGAACGCTGTGGGAGGCCACCGCCACCGACGAGGCGGTCCAGGGCGCCGCGACGCCGATCGTGTCGAACTTCAATGCCCGCGCCAAGAATGGCGAGACCTACCGCGTGCTGTGGCAGGTCGCCACGCCTCAGGGCGTCAACCCGTCGACGCTCAACCAGGGTCAGCAGACCACCGGCAAACTGTACTTCGACGTCACGGGCGCTCAGCCGGACAGCGTCGTCTACAACGACGGCAGCCGGGATCTTTTGCTGTGGGTGCAGCCGGCGCCGTCGAGCACCCCGTCGAGCACCCCGTCGTGGACCCCGCGGCCGAGGTCGTCGCCGTCCGGAAGCGCCACCTCGTCATCGCCACAGGCCGCCGAGCAGACTCCACCCGCCGCCGCCGAGGCCGTCGAGCCCGCGACTCCGGGTGCGCCCGTCCCCGCCAGCGCCGAACTCGTCCCGGCCCCGGCCGGCAGCTCGGGCACCCCGCTCCCCGCGGGCAGCGTCGGCACCCCGCTACCGGCCACCAGCTCGGGAACTCCGCTGCCCGCGACCAGCTCGGGCACTCCGCTTCCGTCCGGTGCACAGGGTGACCAGGCTCCCGTGCCGCACGGGCCGGGCGCGGTGATCCCCACGCCCACCCCGGTGATCCCCACGCCCACCCCCGTGCCGGTGCCCTGA
- a CDS encoding secretion protein EspD → MVGDFSPHGPDDDADNLSALDFYQPVVDDDGPDLAALDAFTAYVRSDQDGGEPYAPVPVEEAAPETEPLFAVTNPPGTVTVTSYLDGRVHRIELSPRVAGVSETELAEEIVVIAGLAAQDARSAQYEVVLDGMRAQGHDDPATRDFLQRDLELPTPEEARARRAEVFATRYAGSHE, encoded by the coding sequence ATGGTGGGTGACTTCTCGCCGCACGGGCCCGATGACGACGCCGACAACCTGTCGGCGCTCGACTTCTATCAACCCGTCGTCGACGACGACGGGCCCGACCTCGCTGCGCTCGACGCGTTCACCGCCTATGTCCGGTCCGACCAGGACGGCGGCGAGCCGTACGCACCGGTGCCCGTGGAGGAAGCGGCGCCCGAAACAGAGCCGCTGTTCGCGGTGACGAACCCGCCCGGGACCGTCACCGTCACCAGCTACCTCGACGGTCGCGTCCACCGTATAGAACTGTCACCGCGGGTGGCGGGCGTGTCCGAAACCGAACTGGCGGAGGAAATTGTGGTGATCGCGGGACTGGCCGCACAGGACGCCAGGTCGGCGCAGTACGAGGTCGTGCTCGACGGGATGCGGGCACAGGGCCACGATGATCCCGCGACCCGCGACTTCCTGCAGCGTGACCTCGAATTACCCACACCCGAGGAAGCCCGAGCACGCCGCGCCGAGGTTTTCGCCACCAGGTATGCAGGTAGTCATGAGTGA